DNA from Candidatus Binatia bacterium:
TGGCCGCCACCGCACGCATCCGCCGCACAGACATCATACCCCACCTCCATTCGCATGCATCATGCGTTGTTTTGCCCTACTCCAGCCAGCGTGACCAAGTCGGACTGGTATCATCTCCCCCCCCACGAGTCAATTGAACTTGGCTCGATCCCGTGTCGTCCGTGATGAACAGCTTCTTGCGTCCGCTACGGGACGAGCTGAACACCAGGTAGCGCCCGTCGGGCGCCCAACTCGGGTCTTCGTTGTTGCCACTGCCCTGGGTCAACTGGCGCGTATCACTCCCGTCGACCTTGGCGGTGAAGAGGTTGAATCCACCGTCGGAACGGCTGACGTAGGCGATGCGGTCACCTTTCGGTGACCAGGCCGGGGAGGTGTTGTAGTTGCCGCTGAACGTCACCCGTCGTGCTTCCCCGCCGTCCATACCGACGACGTAGATCTGTGGTCCGCCGGCGCGATTCGAGCAAAACGCCACCTGCCGCCCATCCGGCGACCAGCTCGGCGACACGTCGATGGCCCAGCTGTCGGTCAAACGCCGGATCAGCTTGCCGGCACGATCGACGAGCGCGATGTCGGCGTTCCCCTGGTCCTCGATGGTCAGCGCGATCTTGGAACCGTCGGGCGAGAACTTTCCCGCCAGATTCAGGCCCGCCCGCTGCGACACTCCCACCTCGCGGCCGCTGAGTAGATCGATGGCGTAGAGATCCGGGTTGCCGCGCTTGTAGGAGGTGTAGAGCAGCGTGTGATTGTCCGGGCTCCACGACGGCGACAGGTTCAGGGTCTGCGTCTTCGTCACTTGCTGCAAATCCCCGCCGTCCGGGCTCATCGCGTAGATCTCTTTAAGGCGGCCATCGCGCGTCGAGACGAAGGCGAAGCGCGAGTCGAATGGGCCACGCTCGCCGGTGAACTGGGCCATGACCTCGTCAGCGAATTTGTTGGCCATGCGCCGGAGCTCGCCCACCGAACCATGGTAACGCCGTCCGCTGAGTTGCCGGCGCTGGTAGACGTCGAAGAGCCGGATCTCGAGGGTCAGGTTGTCGCCGTCGATCGCGTATGCACCTTTGACCAAAGCCAGCGCCCCGATGACAGACCAGTTGTCAAAGTTGATGCTGTCGACGGTGTAGCCGGACGCCTCGGGCTTTTCGATGTACGCCGCCCGGTCGAGAACCTTGAAGTAGCCCGACAGCGTCAGGTCGGTGCTGACGATCTCGGCGAACTGGTTGGCGAGGGGGCTCCCCGGGCTGCTGGCGGAGAGGTTCTTGAGCGGTGACACCGCGATGGGGTAGCTGCGCGCCCCCGGGCCGAAGATGGTCCCGCGTACTTGCGCTTCGCCCGTTGCCAGCCACCCAAACACTGCCGCTGTCACCACCACTGTCACCAGCCACAATCGATTCATCGTCTCTCCATTCACATCTTGAGGTCATCGGGTCTGAAAACCAGTTCGACGTCGCTAAACTCCTTGCGGTACGCCTCGGGCGGCTGAGGCAGGGGATTGGCCGCGCGCACCGCCCGTTCCACCGAGGCATCGTAACTCGGGTCGCCGCTGGGGTGTGTGATGCGTACGTTGACCACTTCGCCGGTTTCGGTGATGTTGAAG
Protein-coding regions in this window:
- the tolB gene encoding Tol-Pal system beta propeller repeat protein TolB, with the protein product MNRLWLVTVVVTAAVFGWLATGEAQVRGTIFGPGARSYPIAVSPLKNLSASSPGSPLANQFAEIVSTDLTLSGYFKVLDRAAYIEKPEASGYTVDSINFDNWSVIGALALVKGAYAIDGDNLTLEIRLFDVYQRRQLSGRRYHGSVGELRRMANKFADEVMAQFTGERGPFDSRFAFVSTRDGRLKEIYAMSPDGGDLQQVTKTQTLNLSPSWSPDNHTLLYTSYKRGNPDLYAIDLLSGREVGVSQRAGLNLAGKFSPDGSKIALTIEDQGNADIALVDRAGKLIRRLTDSWAIDVSPSWSPDGRQVAFCSNRAGGPQIYVVGMDGGEARRVTFSGNYNTSPAWSPKGDRIAYVSRSDGGFNLFTAKVDGSDTRQLTQGSGNNEDPSWAPDGRYLVFSSSRSGRKKLFITDDTGSSQVQLTRGGGDDTSPTWSRWLE